A window of the Saccharomyces eubayanus strain FM1318 chromosome II, whole genome shotgun sequence genome harbors these coding sequences:
- the MRX8 gene encoding translation initiation/elongation factor MRX8, which translates to MRQVHKRYVHHSTAFIQSIVANTKTRTAGTQELLERYKIKQSKAVSRKRVDSWPKKEVPAWPRLNDDFNTYYGKPSDSDLNKTNHFFNKAKVKFEWSAASFDDIPSQKLKNLTTFREPDCNTPKKQGRDTSIPPAWLNTLPEVIFLGGTNVGKSSILNSITTSILSKEVGSLARVSKTTGFTKTLNSYNVGNKLRMIDSPGYGFNSSKGQGSVTLQYLLEREELVRCFLLLAGDKDINDTDNMMIQYMHEHGVPFEVVFTKMDKVKDLDSFKRKIESSGLTEMPTLPRIILTNSLTSSTSPRRFGIDLLRYTIFQSCGLIL; encoded by the coding sequence ATGCGGCAAGTCCACAAAAGGTATGTGCATCATTCGACCGCATTTATACAAAGCATCGTTGCCAATACAAAAACGAGAACAGCAGGTACACAAGAATTATTAGAAagatataaaataaaacaatcaaAGGCTGTTTCCAGAAAGAGAGTTGATAGTtggccaaaaaaagaggttCCGGCTTGGCCAAGACTAAATGACGACTTTAATACTTACTACGGAAAGCCATCCGATTCTGATCTGAATAAAACCaatcatttcttcaataaggCAAAAGTGAAATTTGAATGGAGTGCTGCTAGTTTCGATGACATACCTAGCcagaaattaaaaaatcttACAACGTTTAGGGAACCCGATTGTAACAcaccaaagaaacaagGACGTGATACTAGCATCCCGCCTGCGTGGCTCAATACTTTGCCAGAAGTGATCTTTCTCGGAGGAACTAACGTAGGAAAATCATCTATCTTGAACAGCATAACCACCTCAATTCTAAGCAAAGAAGTGGGAAGTTTAGCAAGAGTTTCGAAAACAACAGGTTTTACAAAAACTCTTAATAGTTATAATGTGGGGAATAAACTCAGGATGATTGACTCGCCCGGTTATGGGTTTAATAGTAGTAAGGGACAGGGAAGTGTCACTCTACAATACCTCctagaaagagaagagcTTGTTAGGTGTTTTCTGTTACTTGCCGGTGATAAGGATATAAACGATACAGATAACATGATGATTCAATACATGCATGAACATGGCGTTCCTTTCGAGGTTGTTTTTACGAAGATGGACAAGGTGAAAGATTTAGATAGCTTCAAGAGGAAGATTGAGTCTTCAGGCTTGACTGAAATGCCAACACTTCCCAGAATTATACTGACTAACTCGCTTACATCTAGTACGTCTCCCAGACGGTTCGGTATAGACTTATTAAGGTATACGATATTTCAAAGCTGCGGCTTGATTTTATAG
- the MRPS28 gene encoding mitochondrial 37S ribosomal protein uS15m, with amino-acid sequence MSIIAKKAILNLRISLCSLNIGQRSFTSSSINYSAKAVKFLKAQRRKQKNEAKQATLKASTDKVDPVLGRTDTPFITRIMAELKEPLVLSKGYNIEEVDKFLVAIESAKRERAELSGLNTEVVGLEDVQSLEARREAILRILSMRNSENKNAIKLAVDLARKEFERFPGDTGSSEVQAACMTVRIQNMANHIKEHRKDFANTRNLRILVQQRQAILRYLKRDNPEKYYWTIQKLGLNDAAITDEFNMDRRYMQDYEFFGDKILIKDSKKVADQKRKEIRRQKRTTF; translated from the coding sequence ATGTCAATCATTGCAAAAAAAGCTATTTTGAACCTAAGAATCTCATTGTGTTCTCTGAATATTGGCCAAAGGTCGTTCACATCCTCTTCGATCAATTATAGTGCTAAAGCTGTGAAATTCTTAAAGGCCCAAAGACGAAAGCAGAAAAATGAGGCAAAGCAGGCTACTTTAAAGGCATCGACAGATAAGGTTGACCCGGTTTTGGGGCGCACGGATACCCCATTTATAACACGTATTATGGCCGAGCTAAAAGAACCGcttgttctttcaaaagGCTATAACATCGAAGAAGTAGACAAGTTTCTTGTAGCTATTGAATCTGCTAAACGTGAAAGAGCAGAATTGTCGGGGTTGAACACAGAAGTTGTGGGACTTGAAGATGTACAGTCATTAGAAGCAAGACGTGAGGCTATTTTGAGAATATTGAGTATGAGAAACTCTGAGAATAAGAACGCTATTAAACTAGCCGTAGATTTGGCACGTAAGGAATTTGAGAGATTCCCGGGCGACACAGGCTCCAGTGAAGTTCAAGCAGCCTGTATGACTGTTCGTATCCAGAATATGGCAAATCACATAAAAGAGCATCGTAAAGATTTTGCAAATACGAGAAATTTGAGAATACTAGTTCAACAAAGACAAGCTATACTAagatatttgaaaagagataaTCCTGAAAAATATTACTGGaccattcaaaaattaGGGTTAAACGATGCTGCTATAACGGATGAATTTAATATGGACAGACGTTATATGCAAGattatgaattttttggtgataaaatattgataaagGACTCTAAGAAAGTGGCAGATCAAAAACGTAAAGAAATAAGGAGACAGAAAAGAACTACCTTTTAG
- the FCF1 gene encoding rRNA-processing protein FCF1, which translates to MGKAKKTRKFGLVKRTLNTKKDQRLKANQESIKDKEDPELTRNIPQVSSALFFQYNEAIKPPYQVLIDTNFINFSIQKKVDIVRGMMDCLLAKCNPLITDCVMAELEKLGPKYRIALKLARDPRIKRLSCSHKGTYADDCLVHRVLQHKCYIVATNDAGLKQRIRKIPGIPLMSVGGHAYVIEKLPDVF; encoded by the coding sequence ATGGGTAAGGctaagaaaacaagaaagttCGGGTTAGTGAAAAGAACATTAAACACCAAGAAAGATCAAAGGTTGAAGGCAAACCAGGAAAGCATtaaagataaagaagacCCTGAGTTAACCAGAAACATACCACAAGTGTCGAGtgctcttttcttccaatatAATGAAGCTATAAAGCCACCTTACCAAGTGCTGATAGATACCAATTTCATAAATTTTTCCatccaaaagaaagtgGATATTGTTAGAGGCATGATGGACTGCCTTCTCGCAAAGTGTAATCCGTTAATCACAGACTGTGTAATGGCGGAATTGGAAAAGTTGGGACCTAAATACCGTAttgctttgaaattggCTCGCGATCCAAGGATAAAGAGACTAAGCTGCTCGCACAAGGGTACATATGCAGATGATTGTTTAGTGCATAGAGTTTTACAACATAAATGTTACATTGTGGCTACGAACGATGCTGGtttgaaacaaagaatCAGAAAAATTCCCGGCATTCCATTAATGAGTGTAGGGGGCCACGCATACGTCATCGAAAAATTACCAGACGTCTTTTAA
- a CDS encoding arginine--tRNA ligase yields the protein MVSTENMISQLKKLSIAEPAVAEGSHPDVNVVDLMRNYISQELSKISGVDTSLIFPALEWTNTMDRGDLLIPVPRLRIKGANPKDLAVEWSEKFPCGDFLEKVEANGPFIQFFFNPQFLAKLVIPDVLTRKEEYGSCKLVENKKVIIEFSSPNIAKPFHAGHLRSTIIGGFLANLYEKLGWEVIRMNYLGDWGKQFGLLAVGFERYGSEEALAKDPIHHLFDVYVHINKDIEEEGDTIPLEESTNGKAREYFKRMEDGDEEALKIWKRFREFSIEKYIDTYARLNIKYDVYSGESQVSKESMLKAIDLFNKNGLTHEDKGAVLIDLTKFNKKLGKAIVQKSDGTTLYLTRDVGAAMDRYEKYHFDKMIYVIASQQDLHAAQFFEILKQMGFEWANKLQHVNFGMVQGMSTRKGTVVFLDNILEETKEKMHDVMKKNENKYAQIEHPEEVADLVGISAVMIQDMQGKRINNYEFKWERMLSFEGDTGPYLQYAHSRLRSVERNASGITEDKWINADFSLLSEPAAILLIRLLGQYPDVLRNAIKTHEPTTVVTYLFKLTHQVSSCYDVLWVAGQTEELATARLALYGAARQVLYNGMCLLGLTPVERM from the coding sequence ATGGTTAGCACAGAAAACATGATTTCTCAGCTAAAAAAGCTATCTATTGCAGAACCTGCTGTTGCTGAAGGCTCTCATCCTGACGTCAATGTTGTGGATTTGATGAGAAACTACATTTCTCAAGAACTGAGCAAAATATCCGGCGTAGACACTTCTCTCATTTTTCCAGCCTTGGAATGGACAAACACTATGGATAGAGGTGATTTGTTAATTCCTGTTCCAAGATTGAGAATTAAAGGTGCTAATCCAAAAGATTTAGCCGTTGAATGGTCAGAAAAATTTCCATGTGGcgatttcttggaaaaagtTGAAGCAAATGGCCCATTCAtccaattctttttcaacCCTCAATTTTTAGCCAAACTTGTTATTCCAGATGTTTTGACAAGAAAGGAAGAATATGGTTCATGCAAATTAgttgaaaacaagaagGTCATAATCgaattttcttctccaaatATTGCAAAGCCATTCCACGCTGGTCATTTAAGATCCACTATTATCGGTGGGTTCTTAGCTAACctttatgaaaaattagGCTGGGAAGTTATCAGAATGAACTACTTGGGTGACTGGGGTAAGCAATTTGGTCTTTTGGCTGTTGGTTTCGAAAGATATGGCAGTGAAGAAGCTTTAGCCAAGGATCCAATTCACCATTTATTTGATGTTTATGTCCATATTAACAAGGATATCGAGGAGGAAGGTGATACGATTCCATTAGAAGAATCCACTAACGGAAAAGCCCGTGAATATTTCAAGAGAATGGAAGACGGCGATGAAGAAGCtttaaagatttggaaGAGATTCCGTGAGTtctctattgaaaaatacatcGACACTTATGCTCGTTTGAACATCAAATACGATGTTTACTCTGGGGAATCTCaagtttccaaagaatCCATGCTTAAAGCCATTGACCTATTTAACAAGAACGGTTTGACACATGAAGATAAAGGTGCGGTTTTGATCGATCTAACCAAATTTAACAAAAAGTTGGGAAAAGCTATTGTCCAAAAGTCAGATGGTACTACATTATACTTAACTAGGGATGTTGGTGCTGCCATGGACCGTtatgaaaaatatcactTTGATAAAATGATATACGTTATTGCTTCTCAACAAGATTTGCATGCCGCTCAATTCTTcgaaattttgaaacaaatGGGTTTCGAATGGGCTAACAAATTACAACATGTCAATTTTGGTATGGTTCAAGGTATGTCAACTAGAAAGGGAACTGTCGTATTCTTAGACAACATTTTAGAGgaaactaaagaaaaaatgcatGACGttatgaaaaagaatgaaaacaaatacgCCCAAATTGAACATCCAGAAGAAGTTGCTGATTTAGTTGGTATCTCTGCCGTTATGATTCAAGATATGCAAGGTAAGCGTATCAATAACTATGAATTTAAATGGGAGAGAATGCTTTCATTCGAAGGTGACACTGGCCCATACTTACAATACGCTCATTCGAGATTAAGATCAGTTGAAAGAAATGCTTCTGGAATTACCGAAGACAAATGGATAAATGCTGACTTCTCATTGTTAAGCGAACCTGCTGCTATATTGCTAATCAGATTATTGGGTCAATATCCCGATGTTTTGAGAAATGCCATCAAGACTCATGAACCAACGACTGTGGTAACATACTTATTTAAATTGACTCATcaagtttcttcttgttatGACGTCTTATGGGTTGCTGGTCAAACTGAAGAATTGGCAACTGCCCGTTTGGCTCTATATGGCGCTGCTAGACAAGTCTTGTACAATGGTATGTGTTTGTTGGGTTTGACTCCTGTCGAAAGGATGTAA
- a CDS encoding HXT3-like protein, with product MWEEGVLPWKSASWVPPSRRGADYDADAMMHDEKPMYKRMFSRK from the coding sequence ATGTGGGAAGAAGGTGTTTTGCCATGGAAGTCTGCTTCTTGGGTTCCACCATCTAGAAGAGGCGCTGACTACGATGCCGATGCAATGATGCATGACGAAAAGCCAATGTACAAGAGAATGTTTAGCAGAAAGTAA
- the SVF1 gene encoding Svf1p, with protein sequence MLKWIKGGLSAVTGMAEPEYGKDYIHSVSDRVKNKQPYRETTREDFFWQAPDHTNVETVICYFSDLKTGIFGFAEIIHSNIIGLHTASQFIFRIFDSKNPEDLNIWTSTKLDNFYIKDANYYADNLSFELSEDGESYHIQSSVCDQSVVDLHIKRLTPGAKMGDDPATYYGNNLDEPWGSMRHVFWPRNACHGTIKVKKEIVPGSDGQESSGDEEEEGDEDDDEEESGDSEEDSDSEEESDGEEPEVAYEDRTIIFKEEDPVMSTLIMAFQGMKPHHAAKAWNFLYFHSEKYSALLMEFTTPKSYANTKISAGIVTDEKEVLALTTNNDVEHLDSEVDSVGWKVPKSIKITLNGIQAKVKDEELEAENNAEGDDKSAKKDDGEEEEEYKNVAQENKFNAVIEGPLNNMVERIDVMGEVPNFVKNIVSGVAGTKPYIYQYANPKDFTLQINGGEKIHGVAWTEVTFISESDDVSEESYNEA encoded by the coding sequence ATGTTAAAGTGGATAAAAGGTGGGCTTTCTGCAGTCACCGGGATGGCTGAACCTGAATACGGGAAGGATTATATTCATAGTGTTTCTGATAGggtaaaaaataaacagcCTTACAGAGAAACTACCCgtgaagattttttctGGCAAGCTCCTGATCACACCAACGTCGAAACAGTTATTTGTTATTTTAGTGATTTGAAAACCGgtatttttggttttgccGAGATTATACACTCGAACATCATCGGTTTGCATACCGCATCGCAATTTATCTTCAGAATTTTTGACTCGAAGAACCCAGAGGATCTAAATATTTGGACATCGACCAAATTGGATAATTTCTACATCAAAGATGCGAATTATTACGCTGacaatctttcttttgaattgaGTGAAGATGGAGAGAGTTATCACATTCAATCCAGTGTCTGTGACCAATCTGTTGTTGACTTGCATATAAAAAGATTGACTCCTGGTGCTAAGATGGGTGATGACCCTGCCACCTATTACGGTAACAACTTGGATGAACCTTGGGGTAGCATGAGACACGTTTTCTGGCCAAGAAATGCTTGTCACGGTACCATCAAAGTTAAGAAGGAAATCGTTCCAGGATCAGACGGCCAGGAAAGCTctggtgatgaagaagaagaaggtgatgaagatgatgacgaagaagaatctGGAGATTCTGAAGAGGATTCTGacagtgaagaagaaagtgaCGGAGAAGAACCTGAGGTCGCCTATGAAGATCGGACtataatattcaaagaggaagatcCTGTGATGTCTACGTTAATAATGGCTTTTCAAGGTATGAAACCTCATCACGCGGCTAAAGCATGGAATTTCTTGTATTTCCACTCAGAAAAATATTCTGCTCTATTGATGGAATTCACTACACCAAAATCCTACGCCAACACTAAGATTTCTGCCGGTATTGTTACTGACGAGAAAGAAGTCTTGGCCTTAACAACTAACAATGATGTGGAGCATTTGGACTCGGAAGTCGATTCCGTTGGCTGGAAAGTTCCAAAGTCTATCAAAATTACTTTAAATGGTATTCAAGCTAAAGTaaaggatgaagaattggagGCTGAGAACAACGCTGAAGGAGACGACAAATCGGCAAAGAAAGACgatggagaagaagaagaagaatataagAATGTTGCACAAGAAAATAAGTTCAATGCTGTCATTGAAGGTCCATTGAATAATATGGTCGAAAGAATTGATGTCATGGGTGAAGTTCCAAATTTTGTCAAGAATATCGTCTCTGGTGTTGCTGGTACTAAACCATACATTTACCAATATGCTAATCCAAAGGACTTCACTTTACAAATAAACGGCGGTGAAAAAATCCACGGTGTAGCTTGGACAGAAGTAACATTTATTTCCGAATCGGACGATGTAAGTGAAGAGTCTTACAACGAAGCATAA
- the MRP1 gene encoding mitochondrial 37S ribosomal protein mS43 — protein MLRFAGGRTMRRYSTRHALEHLKEGAPLKGLFSVDGLQKVWFDRVKHLDMKLNNSTDEAQQKPLESLMQENSKSASKKHIVNYASSLYNLRFSMSSLQGCARPPPEECPRMGPEALLQTPDFNRAISNEPLTTGNERLQEALVSSFGSLMEFRALLLNSNLAISGDGFTWLVARRQLDKRTNHNDMSNGDIEYDKLFILNTYNAGTPFNVSTSGIMNELNNQYTNLEKHRAKEEGKLNDAEAASKHAKTKFIYETQQKGFSGKEVSYIPLLAIDASPKAWLPDYGVFGKREYLERVWDSLEWRIVESRLPQRTKIQAFSTL, from the coding sequence ATGCTTCGCTTCGCCGGTGGTCGCACTATGAGAAGGTACTCTACAAGGCATGCACTCGAGCATTTGAAAGAGGGCGCTCCCCTGAAAGGGCTGTTCTCTGTTGATGGATTACAGAAGGTCTGGTTTGATAGGGTGAAGCACCTCGACATGAAGTTGAACAACAGTACGGACGAGGCGCAACAAAAACCCTTGGAATCCCTCATGCAAGAGAACTCGAAATCAGCTTCCAAGAAACACATCGTAAACTACGCATCGTCATTATACAACTTGAGATTCAGCATGTCCTCACTGCAAGGATGCGCCAGACCCCCCCCAGAGGAATGCCCCAGGATGGGTCCAGAAGCGTTACTTCAAACCCCAGACTTTAATAGAGCGATTAGCAACGAGCCATTGACTACCGGGAACGAACGCTTGCAAGAGGCCCTTGTCTCCTCATTTGGTTCTCTAATGGAGTTCAGAGCACTACTACTGAACTCGAATCTGGCCATATCAGGAGACGGGTTTACATGGTTAGTCGCAAGACGACAACTTGATAAACGCACCAACCACAACGATATGTCGAATGGGGACATTGAATATGATAAACTATTTATTCTGAACACTTATAATGCCGGGACCCCCTTTAACGTTTCTACTTCTGGCATAATGAATGAACTCAACAACCAATACACGAACTTAGAAAAACATCGAGCCAAAGAGGAGGGGAAACTTAATGATGCTGAAGCGGCGTCTAAACACGCCAAGACCAAGTTCATTTATGAAACTCAGCAGAAAGGATTTTCTGGAAAAGAGGTTTCATACATCCCGTTATTAGCCATTGATGCGTCGCCTAAGGCGTGGTTGCCTGATTATGGTGTATTCGGTAAACGGGAATATCTTGAAAGGGTATGGGACTCTTTAGAATGGAGAATTGTAGAATCAAGGTTACCTCAACGTACTAAAATCCAAGCATTCAGCACTTTATGA
- the PAL1 gene encoding Pal1p: MDNRNSGGSNRPFSVNNPFRNATIDSSITQYKNDAQFQEWARNQSRTNSFDRPQLNTRTSSQLSFPSIPEDEQQRRADQQGVYSGLESFSTGSLSPPSRAISSKNPFLDDVSMTDNFDNRNVRSPPPPPPPSKSKNLPTAKEEKDQLRQRYLEESDVNATSNRQGSSDMPPSYEEITISDGPRRGYPKEKSSRSSSHREHSNSASYVPHKSSSHHHREASSSSTPSKNGKRKGKGVMPKNVDTIDKLDVTGLFGGSFHHDGPFDAVTPHRNKNNKAAPVLAFPVDGPNSTIGGASFKKSAMDEVFGRDDVDDSDIYQYSPHTLKRGGDTQDAIKSSVGKNIQQMDAKNKTQLVHGPVTAGLGSSTFLDGAPASSAAIRSDIKAHSNHNRTGGLQRNKSLSQRLGLGGSGDTNAPMTGVRRNLSLSRENHDVSNNSEGVRRSKTVNPSSRTHRSKYPTDFDDQSDEDEDEDNVYLGVRYNDSNMKKKSTGSKLLNRVKSLKVGRKSQ; encoded by the coding sequence ATGGATAACAGAAATAGCGGTGGCTCTAATAGACCATTTTCGGTCAATAACCCATTCAGAAATGCCACAATTGATTCAAGTATTACTCAATATAAAAATGATGCTCAGTTTCAAGAGTGGGCAAGGAACCAGTCTCGTACAAATTCATTTGATAGACCACAATTGAATACAAGAACATCTTCGCAGTTATCATTTCCAAGTATTCCAGAAGATGAGCAGCAACGAAGGGCAGACCAACAGGGTGTTTACTCTGGCCTGGAAAGCTTCAGTACTGGTAGTCTATCACCGCCGTCTAGAGCCATTTCCTCTAAAAATCCTTTTCTGGATGACGTAAGTATGACAGATAATTTTGATAATAGGAATGTGAGATCTCCTCCccctcctcctcctccttcAAAGAGTAAAAATCTCCCAACCgctaaagaagaaaaggaccAATTAAGGCAAAGATATTTGGAGGAGAGTGATGTAAATGCAACGAGTAATAGACAAGGAAGTTCTGACATGCCCCCTTCTTATGAAGAGATCACTATATCTGATGGGCCAAGGCGTGGATATCCAAAGGAGAAGAGTTCtcgttcttcttctcaTCGCGAACATAGCAACAGCGCCTCTTATGTTCCACACAAATCTTCATCGCATCACCACCGCGAAgcatcttcgtcttcgaCTCCTTCCAAGAAtgggaaaagaaaaggtaaAGGTGTTATGCCTAAGAACGTGGATACCATTGACAAATTGGATGTGACTGGGTTGTTTGGTGGTTCATTTCACCATGATGGTCCCTTCGATGCTGTCACACCTCAtagaaacaagaataacAAAGCCGCTCCTGTTTTAGCATTTCCGGTAGATGGTCCCAACAGTACCATCGGTGGTGCTTCGTTTAAAAAGTCTGCCATGGACGAAGTTTTTGGTAGAGATGATGTAGATGACTCTGACATATACCAGTATAGCCCACATACTCTGAAAAGAGGTGGTGACACGCAAGATGCAATAAAATCAAGTGTGGGTAAAAATATCCAACAGATGGAtgctaaaaataaaacgcAATTAGTTCATGGACCCGTTACAGCAGGATTAGGCTCCAGCACGTTTTTAGATGGGGCTCCTGCCTCCTCGGCGGCCATCAGAAGCGACATAAAAGCGCACTCTAACCATAATCGTACTGGCGGTCTACAGAGAAACAAATCGCTTTCACAGCGGTTAGGCCTTGGAGGATCTGGTGACACTAATGCTCCCATGACCGGTGTTAGAAGAAATTTAAGCTTAAGCAGGGAGAACCACGACGTAAGTAATAATAGCGAAGGTGTTAGAAGGTCGAAGACTGTAAACCCGTCAAGCAGAACTCACAGATCCAAATATCCTACAGACTTTGACGACCAGagtgacgaagatgaagatgaagacaatGTTTACTTAGGTGTACGCTATAATGATTCtaacatgaaaaaaaagtctaCAGGTAGTAAGCTACTCAACAGAGTTAAAAGTCTAAAagttggaagaaaaagtcagTAG
- the YPS7 gene encoding putative aspartic endopeptidase: MSRLSLLFLWLISIIRLASATALTTTKAITAAKSKSSSSAVAPFPVLAVGKDGRGNYFVNSTFGTPSQPQRLAIDIIQPYINLVSGMNESRCGIADACRNAPHYFMNESTSSTPVSPGQIYELFFVDGRVLNCTLVTDNMNFTNVSAENASASSVKDLNEKRDSVQFGSGSLSISNVSFFNIESSNFGTAGMLGLGGKIANPGTEYDSSQFTETSFFLSLLNNAGIIECPSYSLWLAGDTSTYQSYKESIPDCGKLLLGGVDPSLFTGTLGKFDLIPYVDPASNAVSIGYPIIPLGPIYIISNSGQSMNMTSKDFLSPVLLDSTSSVSYLPTSTIIQIAVQIAATYVESLDRWLVQCSMADMGVTLGFMFRALKIEIPLSDLLSSTYDTTTNSSMFFSSGEEACFLTLYANTNTGVNILGEAFMKNIYMAMNLDDNTIAIAQAKKIEGGAITDEASETNASSAYSVIKKIRSGYIPYAKTMNSTNTKNMTLYPSYKSGYMFTVPGQLTAAYSDGVIAGAGRSFYDTSRSTTTTKSSSSLFDSFSVSASDDCALNSSNKTSTFSGRAVRLSNPYISKHDSVGFVARVASLILLSVFSVLILL; the protein is encoded by the coding sequence ATGTCGCGCCTAAGCTTATTGTTTCTATGGCTCATTTCAATTATTCGGTTAGCATCCGCAACGGCTCTTACTACTACAAAGGCAATAACAGCAGCAAAATCCAAAAGTTCTTCCTCGGCGGTTGCTCCATTTCCTGTGCTAGCGGTAGGCAAGGATGGTAGGGGAAACTACTTCGTGAATAGCACATTCGGCACACCTAGTCAGCCCCAGCGGTTGGCGATAGATATCATCCAGCCATACATAAACCTGGTTTCTGGAATGAATGAAAGCCGCTGTGGAATCGCTGATGCATGTCGTAACGCTCCCCATTATTTCATGAACGAATCGACATCTTCTACTCCTGTTTCTCCGGGTCAAATATACGAGCTATTTTTCGTTGATGGTAGAGTCCTCAATTGTACTTTGGTAACAGACAATATGAACTTCACGAATGTTTCAGCAGAAAACGCTTCTGCTTCCTCGGTAAAGGATTTAAATGAGAAACGAGATAGTGTGCAATTTGGTTCAGGAAGTCTATCGATTTCAAACGTTTCGTTCTTCAACATCGAATCGTCGAACTTTGGGACGGCAGGTATGCTAGGTCTGGGGGGGAAGATCGCAAACCCAGGTACCGAGTATGATAGCTCACAGTTTACAGAGACCTCTTTTTTCCTATCTCTTTTGAACAATGCAGGCATCATTGAATGCCCGTCGTATTCGTTGTGGTTGGCTGGGGATACTTCCACATATCAGTCATATAAAGAGTCTATACCCGATTGTGGGAAATTGCTTCTCGGGGGAGTGGACCCATCGTTGTTCACTGGTACATTGGGGAAATTCGATTTGATACCATATGTTGATCCAGCGAGTAATGCCGTAAGTATTGGGTATCCAATTATACCGTTGGGCCCAATTTATATCATATCGAACAGTGGACAAAGTATGAATATGACTTCTAAGGATTTCTTGAGCCCTGTGTTACTGGACTCCACCTCTTCAGTTAGTTATTTGCCAACCAGTACAATCATTCAAATCGCTGTTCAAATCGCAGCCACGTATGTGGAATCCCTAGACAGATGGTTAGTCCAGTGCTCTATGGCGGATATGGGTGTAACTTTAGGTTTTATGTTTCGAGCATTGAAAATCGAAATTCCTCTAAGTGATTTGTTGTCATCCACTTACGACACAACCACTAATTCTTCGATGTTTTTCAGTTCGGGGGAAGAAGCATGCTTCTTAACGCTATATGCCAATACAAACACGGGAGTAAACATTCTCGGAGAGGCTTTCATGAAGAACATTTACATGGCAATGAACTTGGATGACAACACCATAGCCATTGCACAGGCAAAAAAGATAGAAGGTGGTGCTATTACTGATGAAGCAAGTGAAACCAACGCATCCTCTGCATACTCTgttatcaagaaaattagGTCCGGTTACATTCCTTACGCAAAGACGATGAATAGTACTAATACAAAGAACATGACTCTTTACCCATCTTACAAATCCGGCTATATGTTTACGGTCCCAGGTCAGTTGACAGCGGCGTACTCAGATGGTGTGATTGCGGGTGCAGGTAGGTCATTTTATGATACTTCGAGATCGACTACAACTACTAAATCGTCCAGTAGTCTATTTGACagtttttctgtttcagCCTCAGATGACTGTGCACTAAATTCAAGTAATAAAACCAGCACCTTTTCAGGGAGGGCTGTCCGCTTGAGTAACCCCTATATATCGAAACATGATTCAGTAGGATTTGTGGCTCGTGTGGCTTCATTGATACTACTATCAGTATTCTCCGTACTAATACTTCTATAG